Within Cucumis melo cultivar AY chromosome 4, USDA_Cmelo_AY_1.0, whole genome shotgun sequence, the genomic segment TTTCTCTCCCCATAGAAGAATGAAATAGAATCTTATCCATCGTAACAAAATAGTCCCTATACCAGACAAAAAAAAACACCCCCAAAAAACTCAAACAAGCAATTTCTAATCAGATAAGCAAAAATGACAGCCTCAATAAATCCCCATAAAGAAATTTTATAAGTTAGAACCCAAAGACCCAATATTAAACAGTTAACCATTATGCAACACCACCTGCCCAACATCTCCAGCAATGATTGAAACTATAAATCCCTTCAATGTCCAAATCGAGAGTTGATGAATTGATAATCCAACGAGTCTTCTCAAATGGAAAATGCAAATATGAAAAGCGATAAAAACTTGTAACACTTTGCCATGTGGTTTGTGACTATCTACCTTCTGAATCACACGACAACCATACATCTGCAAGCTTAGAGGCAATATTTGTCCAGCAAGTTGATCAGCAAGTTCCTTCCTCTGCTCATGAGCTCCATGTTCAAAGAACTGTGTAAGGCATGAGAAAATTAGTTGTTGCACATGCATCATTGAATGCAAAAGTCTGGGACAGACTATTAGGACtggaaaatgaaaaacaaacatatcacacacacacacacacacaaaaaaaaaaaaaaaaaaaaaaacaaggtgCATATTTTTAGGACTAGAATATACCTTTTGGATAACATAATTTCCAAAAACATCAGTAATTAGTTTAGAGGCATGTGGAAGAACTTCTTTAAACACAGATGCCTTCTCTTCGGGACTGCAGTGCTCAAGCTTCTGTTGAATAAAGCGACTCCCATGTTGATCAACACTGAAGTAAAATAGGTGTAGAAAATCATGATCCATATGAAAGTAAGTTATTATTCCTACTACATATTGCAAACTTATGGAGAAAGATGCTCAAGAACAATGCCTGAATTCAACAATACGCCCGGCAATATCAGAAAGTTCAAACTTCCGTGCGTTGCTCGATTTCAATTCTTCAAGAAAAGAGTGCCTTTTGGAGTCATCAAAGCTGTTGGAGCCCCTCTGCCCCTGCCAACCAGAATAGTCCCCTGCATTACGAACTAAACCTGAAGGAAACCACATTTCATTCCGTCGGCCTAGATAATTCACCCCACCTACTGGAGATGAGGGTGAAGCAGGGCTTGCAAGAGATGGGGCTGAAAGTTGAATGATGCCACTCATGTTAGAAGAATTTCCATAATTACCGCCAGTAATCCCTTTTCTCTGACTCAAGAGGCTAAAACCCCCATTTGTTGGTGACTGAATTTTATTGTCATTCAAATAAGAAGAAACATTTGAATCTTGTTGTGAACCAAAAGAATTAATCTGCATATGACTAAAACTTCTAGAACCCAATTGACCATGATGAACTGAACCACCATAAGTATCTTCTATTGGACGTTGACCATATTGTACATGAGCAGGGTCCACAAAAGGTGGGTAAACAAATCCAGGTTGAGCATAAAGCTTGCTCATGTGTTGTAAGTCTCCCACAGATGGAATATTTTCTCCTATTGAAACACCAGCAGTTCGACCATTAAAGTTCGAAACAGAAGGGTCCGGCAATGGAACAGCACCATGTGTAGGATAACCAGACATGAATGGAGGAAAAACTGTGGAAGCCAGAGCATATCCTCCCACATTGAACTGAGGACTAAATAAACCTGATGGTTGATAATTATGATAAAATGGATTTCCTGGAGCCACATATGCTGCTGCTGTGGCATACAAGGGAGGAGTGAGTCCTGAAGAATGAAATGCTGCTTGCACCTCAGCAGTTGAAAAATTACGCTGTCCATGTGAAAAGTTTTCGAGTCCAACTTCTAGATGACTAATTCCTTGAGAAACCATCTGGGACTGAATATCTGGAGCTGGACATGGAAAGGGTTGCtgctttgaaaaataaatatgtGGATGATTTCTCCCGTAAGATTGATGATCAAGTTTATTCCTAGTACTCTCAACATTGGATGCTTTTGCTCTAGATTCTAATTTTGGAATATCATGCCCAACTGTCCCAGATTTTTCTGCGACATTCTCCTGACTAACATTTTTCACCCTTGATCCCTCTAGGTGTGGGCTACGTGCTCTGTTGGATTTCTCTGCATTTTGAGATTTCTTTGGAGGAGCTTCATCGTTTATTAACCCCATTGGATCCGTAATCACATTGCTAGGCTCCAGAATGGGAGAGCATGAATTTGACTCCACTACTTTCGAAATGCTTAAAGATGAAACACCAGAGGCAATAGCATCCAAATCACCCTCAACTGCTTGTTCTGTTGTTGAACTGGTTGCTAAAAGTGATTGATTATAGACAGGAGAAGGGGTCCGAGGAAAGTCTTCCTGCACATACccgaagtttttttttttttttttttatataagaaAAAGGAATACAGGGTTGGTGCAGAATCTAATATAATAAATATCCAAATGACCTAAACAGGTTGAAATTTTAGAATTATACAagctatttttttttagataaaaagTAGGCGATATAAATGATATTAGCACATTAAAGATAACTTTGAGCACCAGACGGTAAAGCCAGAAAATAAAGATAGTTTTGGAAGACTTAGTTCTAAACCAATTAAATAAAAGGTAATAAGAAAGATCTATTGCAGTCTTAAAAACGAATATTAGAGTTGAGAACGTTGTTATTCCCTAACATCACAATATTCTCAATCTTGACTAAAGACAAGCATCACAATGATCTAAGCTAAAAATGGTACACAGTACCTGTATCAAATCAACCAAGCTCTTATGGTGACTTGTGATAAAAGATTTGTTCTTTGCAGGCAAAGCAGCACCATTCTTCTCTATAAAGTTCTCTGAAACTTGCTCCGGCAGTCTATCTTCTGAAGTCTCCTCCTGATGAGTAGAAAGGGAGCCTTTGGAAACATGTAAGAGTTCACCAGCAGTATCATCTGTCGAGCTCAATCTCCGATTTTTGCCTAATCCACCAATATGTCGCACCAATCTACGATTCTCTCGTGATATGAGAGGAGGAGGAAGCCTTGGATTCAAGTTAACATTGGCCCAATAGTATTCAAAATAAGCTGGATGTGAGCGTAGCTGTTCTTCTGACACACAATTTTCTAAAGCATCACATAAAGTAGACAAGCTTGTAACTAGACTACTGTCCTGCTGAGTTAACAGGTTGCCAATAGCCGCAAAAGAACCCTCCATACTTGGTGGTGCACTACCACTCCGATTGGGAATTGAATCCGACATATTTCTATGAAAATTATGCCTCTCTAAGATTGATCCCAACTCCTCAGACGCAATGTTTTTAAATGGAGATCCAAATGTCGCTATATCTTTAGAAGAGGGCCAGTTTCTATCACCCATCCTGTCCACTATTCTGGTAGGGCTCTCAGTTGCCATCCTATTATTAGAATGATATGAAATCCTTCAATCAGAAGAAAAAAGATCCCTTTAGCACAATTTGTTAATCAGCAGCGTTCATATATGATAACATGATACCAAATGAAACAATTTATATCAACAGCTTATTAGTTCGTGGCAATACGACAAAAAATTGTGCTAAAGGTAAATCCTGGCACTTGAACTCTTAACTTCCTAATCTCTAGCTTGCCTGACATAATTTTTTTCCCAACAGGGGGCAAAACTTTCAGTGATATGATCTAAGGAAAAAAGCGTGTGCACTATATTTACAGGAAAAAAGAGAGTGCAATATCTCATGGACCAAAGTGTAAGAAAATTCACATGCACACATGTAAATGCAATAAAGCTCAATACCCAATTctacattaataataataataatatagtacATCAATCTGTTGCAGTTACCTTTGaaataaaccaaataaaaagAACTCTAAAGTAAAACTTCTACATTTATGTGGAATAACAGAGGAGGAGTCCAGAAACTGAGCCAAGAAGAAAAGGtgatcaaagaagaagaagaatcaaaTATCTAAACATATATAAGAGCCCCATGAGAAAGGGTTGTCTTCATTGCAGGAAGGAGTTGTTTCATTTTGTCAGGTCTTTGGtctgaaaaaataatttaatctaCAGAGAGCAAAGGGATATCTTATCTCCATGTTTGGTCCCTAGTTGGATTTTAGGTTTCTCTTTAGGCATAAGTGACTAAGTCTTTTTGTAACTACTTGTAGGTCATATTTTACTAGACTGGAGCCTCTTCTAGCGGTTTGTAGCTTGGCTCCTCCTACATTCGTGGGCTTCTTTTTTGTATGTCATTTTACTCTTTCATTTATTCTCAATGAAAGTTCAGTTTACCATAAACAATATATCCGATAGATAAAAGGAACAGGAAGAACATTCCCATTTTCATGCTCCAAGTGATAATCAACTGAGCAATGTTCAGATATTTGATCCTACAAACAGGAACAATCactaatcattcaaatttccaCTACAGTGACAAGTACTTGGAACAAATAGGCGAGGGGTTTTTCTGATTCTTGTTTCCAGTCTTTAAGAAACATAAGATTTGGATATTTATCATTTG encodes:
- the LOC103502793 gene encoding pumilio homolog 5 isoform X1 translates to MATESPTRIVDRMGDRNWPSSKDIATFGSPFKNIASEELGSILERHNFHRNMSDSIPNRSGSAPPSMEGSFAAIGNLLTQQDSSLVTSLSTLCDALENCVSEEQLRSHPAYFEYYWANVNLNPRLPPPLISRENRRLVRHIGGLGKNRRLSSTDDTAGELLHVSKGSLSTHQEETSEDRLPEQVSENFIEKNGAALPAKNKSFITSHHKSLVDLIQEDFPRTPSPVYNQSLLATSSTTEQAVEGDLDAIASGVSSLSISKVVESNSCSPILEPSNVITDPMGLINDEAPPKKSQNAEKSNRARSPHLEGSRVKNVSQENVAEKSGTVGHDIPKLESRAKASNVESTRNKLDHQSYGRNHPHIYFSKQQPFPCPAPDIQSQMVSQGISHLEVGLENFSHGQRNFSTAEVQAAFHSSGLTPPLYATAAAYVAPGNPFYHNYQPSGLFSPQFNVGGYALASTVFPPFMSGYPTHGAVPLPDPSVSNFNGRTAGVSIGENIPSVGDLQHMSKLYAQPGFVYPPFVDPAHVQYGQRPIEDTYGGSVHHGQLGSRSFSHMQINSFGSQQDSNVSSYLNDNKIQSPTNGGFSLLSQRKGITGGNYGNSSNMSGIIQLSAPSLASPASPSSPVGGVNYLGRRNEMWFPSGLVRNAGDYSGWQGQRGSNSFDDSKRHSFLEELKSSNARKFELSDIAGRIVEFSVDQHGSRFIQQKLEHCSPEEKASVFKEVLPHASKLITDVFGNYVIQKFFEHGAHEQRKELADQLAGQILPLSLQMYGCRVIQKALEVIELDQKTHLVRELDGHVMRCVRDQNGNHVIQKCIECVPSEEIGFIISSFEGQVATLSTHPYGCRVIQRILEHCSDEAQSQCIVDEILDSVYGLAQDQYGNYVIQHVLERGMHHERSQIISKLTGKFVRMSQHKYASNVVEKCLEHGDTIERELIIEEIMGQSEENDTLLAMMKDQFANYVVQKIIEICNDDQRERLLNRIKGHLQALKKYTYGKHIVARLEQLSGEGAFIYYPNKLFATNNRRIDHQPH
- the LOC103502793 gene encoding pumilio homolog 5 isoform X2; this translates as MATESPTRIVDRMGDRNWPSSKDIATFGSPFKNIASEELGSILERHNFHRNMSDSIPNRSGSAPPSMEGSFAAIGNLLTQQDSSLVTSLSTLCDALENCVSEEQLRSHPAYFEYYWANVNLNPRLPPPLISRENRRLVRHIGGLGKNRRLSSTDDTAGELLHVSKGSLSTHQEETSEDRLPEQVSENFIEKNGAALPAKNKSFITSHHKSLVDLIQEDFPRTPSPVYNQSLLATSSTTEQAVEGDLDAIASGVSSLSISKVVESNSCSPILEPSNVITDPMGLINDEAPPKKSQNAEKSNRARSPHLEGSRVKNVSQENVAEKSGTVGHDIPKLESRAKASNVESTRNKLDHQSYGRNHPHIYFSKQQPFPCPAPDIQSQMVSQGISHLEVGLENFSHGQRNFSTAEVQAAFHSSGLTPPLYATAAAYVAPGNPFYHNYQPSGLFSPQFNVGGYALASTVFPPFMSGYPTHGAVPLPDPSVSNFNGRTAGVSIGENIPSVGDLQHMSKLYAQPGFVYPPFVDPAHVQYGQRPIEDTYGGSVHHGQLGSRSFSHMQINSFGSQQDSNVSSYLNDNKIQSPTNGGFSLLSQRKGITGGNYGNSSNMSGIIQLSAPSLASPASPSSPVGGVNYLGRRNEMWFPSGLVRNAGDYSGWQGQRGSNSFDDSKRHSFLEELKSSNARKFELSDIAGRIVEFSVDQHGSRFIQQKLEHCSPEEKASVFKEVLPHASKLITDVFGNYVIQKFFEHGAHEQRKELADQLAGQILPLSLQMYGCRVIQKALEVIELDQKTHLVRELDGHVMRCVRDQNGNHVIQKCIECVPSEEIGFIISSFEGQVATLSTHPYGCRVIQRILEHCSDEAQSQCIVDEILDSVYGLAQDQYGNYVIQHVLERGMHHERSQIISKLTGKFVRMSQHKYASNVVEKCLEHGDTIERELIIEEIMGQSEENDTLLAMMKDQFANYVVQKIIEICNDDQRERLLNRIKGHLQALKKYTYGKHIVARLEQLSGEESQASAA